In the genome of Triticum urartu cultivar G1812 chromosome 5, Tu2.1, whole genome shotgun sequence, one region contains:
- the LOC125555502 gene encoding disease resistance protein Pik-2-like — MERASVAVLSNVVQLVGQEFRQLRAVRGEVTELRDELATMNTLLRMQSEADASGLSHFVREWMKQLRELAYDAEDCVDLYLFRIRCQQGDGFLVWSKRLLATLFPRHRLAGEITALRIRAVSISERHARYGVSIELLGRTASSSEALQAVVASARAPRPHNDPNQFVGIKAQAENLGKKVVKAAVCESDKELKVFSIVGFGGLGKTTLAMEVCRQLETEFKRQANVSVSQTFGSKDLQGLLKRVLLQVVTLPSNQNEQAALLRKIDGMDVGELEGMLKESLQNNRYLIFIDDVWSKAAWEAIWSKLPSSNCGSRIIVTTRIDTVAKACSNYCDYYIHHMKPLDEKESDQLFRRKAFGSMTEDSCPEYLKGAMENILKKCGGLPLAIANIASLLASYTHPEGKKMWEIVGRSIGSQMDNNPTLEGMRQILTLSYDHLPHHLKACIMYLSIFPEDYVICKDRLLKRWIAEGLIPEKRGMTQMELAEAYFNELMSRSMIDRGTDIVTVYQWREETCRMHDMMLEVMVSKSLESNFVSLLGRQYEGMAYDRIRRLAIHGGVEATQESSSKKMTAHRGIKAMTMKHVRSLSIFDTEAQNLLARLGEFMLLRVLDLEDCKGLQKEHMSHICRMYLLRFLSLKCSDIKVMPSRIGDLEHLQTLDVRQTQLTSLPETVTKLEKLEHLLFTTKDGNLMSGWILPQGINKMKALRQLNKAVVVSEEKVAKEIGDLDQLEDLCIYVDTRNKDMDQNVLEELAKSLSKMNSLQLLDIGNLGCDKWPFKRALHFLHQVKSPPQLLRYFRICGLIDQLPKWVGGLMNLTELVIAWTYVDGVQLFSDICKLPNLQRLTLGPYFIRHRQDMVARSSQSFPKLKELTLGYSPEVPEVYGFEKGCMPELETLVLQFDDQWKTTAGIEHLKNLKEVQISCVKEGALAAVVEVLEVENKNRLKSDREEIRVIVRS, encoded by the exons ATGGAGCGCGCGTCGGTGGCCGTTTTGAGCAACGTTGTGCAGCTGGTTGGGCAGGAGTTCCGCCAGCTCCGCGCCGTCCGCGGCGAGGTCACTGAGCTGAGGGACGAGCTGGCCACGATGAACACCCTCCTGCGCATGCAGTCCGAAGCTGATGCAAGTGGCTTGAGCCACTTCGTCCGGGAGTGGATGAAGCAACTCCGGGAGCTCGCCTACGACGCCGAGGACTGCGTCGACCTCTACCTGTTTCGCATCAGGTGCCAGCAGGGCGACGGCTTCCTCGTCTGGTCCAAACGCCTGCTTGCTACGCTTTTCCCTCGCCATCGCCTCGCCGGCGAGATCACGGCCCTCCGCATCCGTGCTGTTTCCATCAGCGAGCGCCATGCTCGTTACGGCGTCAGCATCGAGCTGCTGGGCCGCACTGCTTCTTCTTCGGAGGCTTTGCAGGCAGTGGTGGCGTCAGCACGTGCGCCACGCCCTCACAACGACCCCAACCAGTTCGTCGGCATCAAGGCCCAGGCTGAGAACCTGGGCAAGAAGGTGGTGAAGGCGGCTGTCTGTGAGAGTGACAAAGAGCTCAAGGTGTTCTCTATCGTGGGCTTTGGAGGCCTCGGGAAAACCACGCTGGCCATGGAGGTCTGCCGGCAGCTGGAGACGGAGTTCAAACGCCAGGCCAATGTGTCCGTGTCGCAGACCTTCGGCAGCAAGGATCTCCAGGGATTACTAAAGCGCGTGCTTCTGCAGGTCGTGACCCTACCGTCTAACCAAAACGAGCAAGCGGCGCTCCTTCGTAAGATTGACGGCATGGATGTAGGCGAGCTAGAAGGCATGCTCAAGGAGAGTCTCCAGAACAACAG GTACCTAATTTTTATCGATGATGTATGGAGCAAAGCAGCCTGGGAGGCAATCTGGTCCAAGTTACCAAGCAGCAACTGCGGCAGCAGAATCATCGTGACCACTCGGATAGATACTGTGGCCAAAGCATGTTCTAATTATTGTGATTATTACATCCATCATATGAAGCCCCTAGATGAGAAAGAGTCAGATCAGTTGTTCCGAAGAAAAGCATTTGGCTCAATGACCGAAGATTCTTGCCCAGAGTATTTGAAAGGTGCAATGGAAAACATCTTGAAAAAATGTGGTGGGCTACCCTTAGCCATTGCTAACATTGCAAGCCTTTTGGCAAGCTATACACATCCAGAAGGGAAGAAGATGTGGGAAATAGTTGGCAGGTCAATTGGTTCACAGATGGATAACAATCCTACTCTTGAGGGGATGAGGCAGATACTCACACTTAGCTATGACCACCTACCCCACCACCTCAAGGCTTGCATTATGTATCTTAGCATTTTCCCAGAGGATTACGTGATCTGCAAGGATCGACTATTGAAGAGATGGATCGCTGAAGGGTTAATTCCTGAGAAGCGAGGGATGACCCAGATGGAGCTTGCTGAAGCCTACTTCAATGAGCTGATGAGTAGAAGCATGATTGACCGAGGCACCGATATAGTTACCGTGTACCAATGGAGGGAAGAGACATGCCGAATGCATGACATGATGCTTGAGGTCATGGTGTCCAAATCCCTAGAGTCTAACTTTGTTAGCCTACTAGGTAGGCAATATGAAGGGATGGCATATGATAGGATTCGACGTCTTGCCATACATGGCGGAGTAGAGGCAACCCAAGAGTCTTCATCAAAGAAAATGACAGCACACCGTGGTATCAAGGCGATGACTATGAAGCATGTCCGATCACTAAGCATATTTGATACTGAAGCACAAAATCTGCTTGCCCGGTTAGGAGAGTTCATGTTGCTAAGGGTACTTGACCTAGAAGACTGCAAAGGTCTGCAGAAAGAGCATATGAGTCATATCTGTCGGATGTATCTTTTAAGGTTCTTAAGCTTGAAGTGTTCAGATATCAAGGTGATGCCTTCAAGAATTGGTGATCTCGAGCATTTACAGACACTTGATGTACGTCAAACACAACTGACGAGTCTACCAGAAACAGTCACAAAGCTAGAGAAGCTGGAGCACCTGTTGTTCACCACCAAAGATGGCAATTTAATGTCTGGTTGGATACTGCCCCAAGGGATCAACAAAATGAAGGCACTACGCCAGCTGAATAAAGCGGTTGTGGTATCTGAGGAGAAGGTCGCCAAGGAGATTGGTGACCTGGATCAATTGGAAGACTTATGCATCTATGTAGACACAAGAAATAAGGATATGGATCAGAATGTTCTCGAAGAGCTTGCCAAATCCCTGAGCAAGATGAACTCCCTCCAGTTGCTCGACATTGGAAATCTTGGTTGTGATAAATGGCCTTTCAAACGGGCATTGCATTTTCTCCATCAAGTAAAGTCGCCACCACAGCTGCTCCGTTACTTTAGGATTTGCGGCCTCATTGACCAATTGCCAAAATGGGTGGGGGGACTCATGAATCTTACCGAGTTGGTCATAGCTTGGACATACGTTGATGGTGTCCAACTATTCAGCGACATATGTAAGTTGCCCAACCTGCAGAGGCTGACCCTGGGGCCATACTTCATAAGACACAGGCAAGACATGGTTGCACGCAGTAGCCAGTCCTTTCCGAAGCTCAAGGAACTAACTCTGGGCTATTCTCCTGAAGTTCCTGAAGTTTATGGATTTGAGAAAGGATGCATGCCAGAGCTGGAGACGCTTGTGCTGCAGTTTGATGACCAGTGGAAGACAACTGCTGGTATTGAGCACTTGAAAAACCTTAAAGAGGTGCAGATCAGTTGTGTCAAAGAAGGTGCATTGGCTGCTGTAGTAGAGGTGCTGGAGGTGGAGAATAAGAATCGACTCAAATCTGACCGCGAAGAGATCAGAGTTATAGTGAGGTCGTAG